The Fusarium fujikuroi IMI 58289 draft genome, chromosome FFUJ_chr05 DNA segment CCGAGATTCTGAGGAACTTGCCCCATCTCGACTCCATGATGTACATCCAACACAATATGGGAGCTTTTAACGAACCACCCGACAAGCATTTCGAGGCCAGTCCGGTTTGGCACGATGATGGCACCATGgtggttgatgagactgCAAAGGTCTTTTTGCGCAACGTATTGGGCAAGTCCAAGTCGCAACTGGGAGAACTACGGAGGGAGGTTGATAAGAAGCGACGAGAGGTTGAAAGTCTCAAACAACTCAAGCAACGAGTAAgggaaggaaaagagaagaaggacgaggtGGAAGTTGTTCGCATACTCTTCTCAATGCAGGAAGATCTGCATTCTATTGACCGTCAAAGACTGACGGCCGAAGTCGAAACATCAACGATCACATCTGTGGTGGGTGATGTGACGTTGGGTGCGAAGAACCACAACTTCAAGAGTCAAACGTTCAAGATACCCACGAATTGTGATTTGTGTGGAGAGAGAATCTGGGGACTGAGCGCAAAAGGCTTCGACTGTCGAGACTGTGGCTACACATGCCATAGCAAGTGTGAGATGAAGGTGCCTCCCGACTGTCCTGGCGAACAGTCCAAGGATGAgcgcaagaagctcaaggccgAACGCCAGGATGCCGCGAATAAGCTACTCAAGCCCAGTGCCACGATGACATCGGTACATTCTAATGCTTCAGATGGACCCGAACTCACCCGTTCCAATACCATGACGTCTCTAAGCTCTCACTCAGCACGCCCATCTCTATCGGGATCCATATCTGGGCAGCTCAGCCCATCAGAGGAAACACCGCCAGACGCAGGGCGGCCAAGCTTGTCTTCGGCCAAGTCATCTGGCACTATGCGCAAGAACAGAATCATGGCGCCTCCGCCAGCAGCTTACATCACAGGGTCCGGTGGAGGCGAGACAAATGGTGGCgcaaaggaggagaagaagggcaagatgCTGTATGCATTCGAAGCTAGTGGCGAGGGTGAACTTACAGTGCAAGATGGTCGAGATGTGGTACTGCTGGAACCTGACGGTAAGTCTGAACCCCCGATACCTTAATGACGATATCTAATTGAATTATAGACGGCTCTGGCTGGGTCAAGGTCCGCGCAGGCTACAAGGAAGGCCTCGTTCCATCATCATATGTCGAATTCACCACCGTTACTA contains these protein-coding regions:
- a CDS encoding related to BZZ1-Myo3/5p-Bee1p-Vrp1p actin assembly complex component, giving the protein MAEVDAMPTFGSELKDGFKPANAWLGHGIAWLEDIQQFYRERAAIEKEYSAKLTALAKKYFDKKNKKTAQLSVGDTPAMTPGSLESASLTTWTTQLTTLESRANEHDRYANNLISQVAEPLKFFGGRFEELRKRHSDYATKLEQERDASYASLAKTKGKYDTVCQEVESKRKKTESHYDKAKAQNAYTQQLFEMNNAKNTYIIAINVTNKQKEKYYHEYVPEVMDSLQDLSEFRTTKLNSLWTVATNLESDMLQQSNGMVQHQGTEILRNLPHLDSMMYIQHNMGAFNEPPDKHFEASPVWHDDGTMVVDETAKVFLRNVLGKSKSQLGELRREVDKKRREVESLKQLKQRVREGKEKKDEVEVVRILFSMQEDLHSIDRQRLTAEVETSTITSVVGDVTLGAKNHNFKSQTFKIPTNCDLCGERIWGLSAKGFDCRDCGYTCHSKCEMKVPPDCPGEQSKDERKKLKAERQDAANKLLKPSATMTSVHSNASDGPELTRSNTMTSLSSHSARPSLSGSISGQLSPSEETPPDAGRPSLSSAKSSGTMRKNRIMAPPPAAYITGSGGGETNGGAKEEKKGKMLYAFEASGEGELTVQDGRDVVLLEPDDGSGWVKVRAGYKEGLVPSSYVEFTTVTTPAAPAPAARPSSTYSTSTTSSLAPSTKKKGPAVAPKRGAKKLRYVEALYEYTAQAESEHSMAEGERFVLVQDDPGDGWVEVEKAGVTGSVPASYVQAV